In a genomic window of Urocitellus parryii isolate mUroPar1 chromosome 2, mUroPar1.hap1, whole genome shotgun sequence:
- the Muc20 gene encoding mucin-20, whose amino-acid sequence MSSVRGLVLPLLFFCWENGVLGSSAGPSTSRTVPLVTSNNRVVPTMTQGVRTSSEEGFQTLDLTETSTQSHVSLKTQTLSTKTLSKNLIPVGTTSKVETGEAQTMSPAMETNTLTKVRASNFRAVVTSPVETSVMSSSPTGTGTTTAERSAGSGPTEAIFDTLCTDDSSEETKRMVAGSWTSTQISPKAESLSSESSSSTDSSVSVNTTSHILSPDAATRPKALVAYSMTHIEFTRGSVMKIETVATISGTSEIEYSPTGGQAESTSETSALSTSTEAKSHIPKTTASAETLSTASASEASVYSSSEAATIQVSTPSETFATEGTTTGSFPTSRSPLLSVHPSIASSSQETHYTFSKATAPPESPTATPTTAQTRQTTEVPAASSSQETHFTFSKATAPPESPTATPTTAQTRQTTEVPAANTPWATISGTLDSDYSPTGVQAVSTSETSALSTSTEAKSHIPKTTASAETLSTASASESASPDSTPEAPLPTSRSTERETAAAQTPTPTPSGTLVAGSSSPWEETSALSAGTTRHLEVSGPGTHSTEAGSTVGTVTSSAGPRASIYSSSEAATIQVSTPSETFATEGTTTGSFPTSRSPLPSVHPSIASSSQETHFTFSKATAPPESPTATPTTAQTRQTTEVPAGGDGGFLLVRLSVASPADLTEPSQAESLMQQLRCELHTHLPLVQASLLRIRRG is encoded by the exons ATGAGCTCTGTGAGGGGCCTGGTTCtgccccttcttttcttttgctggGAGAATGGAGTCTTGGGAAGTTCTGCAG GCCCCAGCACCAGTAGAACAGTCCCTTTGGTGACATCAAACAACAGAGTAGTGCCTACTATGACTCAGGGTGTCAGGACAAGCTCAGAGGAAGGCTTCCAGACCCTTGACCTCACTGAGACTTCAACACAAAGCCATGTTTCTTTGAAAACTCAAACCCTGAGCACCAAGACACTTTCCAAGAACTTAATCCCAGTTGGCACCACTTCAAAGGTAGAAACTGGGGAGGCCCAGACCATGTCCCCTGCCATGGAAACCAACACCCTCACAAAAGTAAGAGCTTCCAATTTCAGGGCTGTGGTCACCTCCCCTGTGGAGACTTCTGTCATGAGCAGCAGCCCCACAGGAACTGGAACCACCACAGCTGAGAGAAGTGCAGGCAGTGGTCCCACAGAAGCCATCTTTGATACCCTTTGTACAGATGACAgctcagaagagacaaagaggaTGGTGGCTGGAAGCTGGACATCGACCCAAATCTCCCCAAAAGCTGAGAGCTTGTCCTCAGAGAGCAGTTCATCTACAGACAGTTCAGTCTCCGTCAATACCACCTCACACATCCTGTCACCTGACGCTGCAACTAGGCCCAAGGCCTTAGTGGCATATAGCATGACTCACATTGAGTTCACCAGGGGCAGCGTCATGAAGATAGAAACAGTTGCCACCATCTCTGGGACCTCAGAGATAGAATatagccccacaggagggcaggccgAGTCCACCTCTGAGACATCAGCTCTGTCCACCTCCACTGAGGCCAAATCACACATCCCCAAGACCACAGCCTCTGCTGAGACCTTGTCAACAGCCAGCGCCTCAGA AGCCTCCGTCTACAGCTCCTCAGAGGCAGCCACCATCCAGGTCTCCACCCCCTCAGAGACTTTTGCCACAGAGGGCACAACCACCGGGTCCTTCCCCACCAGCAGGAGCCCTCTGCTTTCTGTCCATCCCTCTATAGCCAGTAGCAGCCAAGAGACACACTACACCTTCAGCAAGGCCACAGCCCCACCAGAGTCCCCAACAGCCACTCCCACCACTGCTCAGACAAGGCAGACCACAGAAGTCCCTGCAG CCAGTAGCAGCCAAGAGACACACTTCACCTTCAGCAAAGCCACAGCCCCACCAGAGTCCCCAACAGCCACTCCCACCACTGCTCAGACAAGGCAGACCACAGAAGTCCCTGCAG ctaACACTCCGTGGGCCACCATCTCTGGGACCTTGGACTCAGACTATAGCCCCACAGGAGTGCAGGCCGTGTCCACCTCTGAGACATCAGCTCTGTCCACCTCCACTGAGGCCAAATCGCACATCCCCAAGACCACAGCCTCTGCTGAGACCTTGTCAACAGCCAGCGCCTCAGAGTCAGCCTCCCCTGACTCCACCCCTGAGGCCCCACTGCCCACCAGTCGcagcacagagagagaaacagcagcagcccagacccccacccccacccccagtggaACCTTGGTGGCAGGTAGCTCCAGCCCCTGGGAGGAAACCTCAGCCCTCTCTGCTGGGACAACACGCCACTTGGAGGTCTCGGGACCTGGTACACACTCCACGGAGGCTGGGTCAACGGTGGGCACAGTGACTTCCTCTGCTGGGCCCAGAGCCTCCATCTACAGCTCCTCAGAGGCAGCCACCATCCAGGTCTCCACCCCCTCAGAGACTTTTGCCACAGAGGGCACAACCACGGGGTCCTTCCCCACCAGCAGGAGCCCTCTGCCTTCTGTCCATCCCTCTATAGCCAGTAGCAGCCAAGAGACACACTTCACCTTCAGCAAGGCCACAGCCCCACCAGAGTCCCCAACAGCCACTCCCACCACTGCTCAGACAAGGCAGACCACAGAAGTCCCTGCAG